ATAATGTGACAAATCCTCTTTTCGTCAATTGATATGCAAAGTCTCTATAAGGTTTTCCACCCAATCCGATAGCCGTTTCGGGTTCATAAAATGTAGTGATAACGGCAGGCTTTTTGCCTTCTTTGTCCGGAACCAGCAAATAACCTTCAGTCTGTTCGTTGGGAGTCCAGTAGAAGCGGACACGGTATTGCATGAAGTTTTCACGGTGGAGAGTATCCAGAATTTCAAATGTTTGTCCGGTAATGACAGGCGGCCATTGTCCTAACAGGCTCATCCATCTGTCCTTGATTTCAGTTCGTCGTCTTTGCCAGTCTTCAACGGTTCTGACTGTATCCCCATTATAATATAATAAAGGAGAGCGAAAATTCCCATATACATTTTCGTATTCTGCGGGCGGGCGGAAGTAGCTCGATAACTTATTCCATAGATCAGAGGAGTCATTATTTCCGCTATTTTTGTTTCCGCTGCATCCTGCTAGAAATGCTGCCAGATGAGTGATCAGGATGAATAGCACGATTTTCTTTTGCTCCATAAGTTGTTGATTGACTTTGAGAGTTAACATTTACCGAACAAAGATATGCCACTTTAGTAATGCCTCCGGTACTAAAAACGAAAAGCTATATTCGAAAAACGAATAATTTATTTTTTATCTGTTCGTGATTTTTTTCTCCCGATATTCCAAAGGGGAACATCCTTTGAACTTTTTGAAAATCCGGGAGATATTATTATAGTCTTTGAATCCGGCTTCCGTTGCAATGTCTGCCAATGAACGATCTGTAGTAAGAAGTAAATCGGCCAGATGGTTGACCCGGCAGTTTAAGATATACTGATAGATGGAAGTATGCATCGCATTTTTGAATTTCACTTCAAAATTTCTGCGTGAGAGCGGAATCTGTGCCAGCAAAGACTCTATGGTCAGGTCGGAATTGTAATGACTCTCTATGTATTTTACAACTTCGAGAATGTAAGGGTCCTTTATATTATGCTTTTCTGTGGATTGCCGCAATTCTATGCGGATAGGGTTGATGACGATATTGAAGGTCCCTTCATGTTCCTTTTTGATTTGTTGATGAATGAGCCTGCCTATGGAATATCCTCCTCTTTCTACTTCCAGTTCTATGGAGGAGATGGGAGGATCGGAAATATTGCAGATCAAGTCATCATTGTCGACTCCTAACAGGGAGATTTCTTCCGGTATGTGTATGTTACTTATCTTGCAGGTTTCCGAAATGAATAGTGCGTGTGAGTCGTCGCAGCAGAACAACGCTATGGGTTTAGGAAGCTCTTGCAGCCATTGGCTTACTTCTATTCTGATTTCGTCTTCATGCTTATCGGATTCGAAACAATAAAAGTTGCCGCCTATCCGTTTAACTTCCTGACGGAAGCCTTCGCAACGTTCGTCAGACCAGACAACTCCGTTTATGCCGAAATAAGCAAAGTTGTGGAACATCCGCTTGGCGAAGAATTGGGCGGCCATTCTGCCCGTTCCTTTGTAGTCGCCCGTCAGATTGGAGTAAGTAGTGCTTCTATGGTGATAATTCTGCAATACAATCGGAATATTCAGTTCTTTCAGTAGATTGACGGTGTCATTGTTCCATTGTCCGATGATGGCGTCAGCTTTCCATTCTTTTGCCCATTTGAGAATACCTTTTTCTCCATACATGCCGCTGTAATAGGATGGAAGCCGATAGAAAAGCCAAGGTCCGTTTTCTTTGGAATATTGTACAAGTCCGCGGAGCAATTTTCTGTCAAATTCACTGGAATAATCGATCAGCAGTAGTATTTTTATCATAGTGTGTGCGGGTATATTAAAGTTTATGGAAACAAATATATAAATATTAGTTTGTTTTCTTTCTATAATAGTCTAACTTTGTTGCGAAGAAGATATGTATGACACCCGGGTCTCGTGCTGTACGACACCCGGGTGTTGTGATGTCTGACATCCGGGTGTCATACGTGCTGACACCCGGGTGTGGTACAGAATGAAAATATAAACGAAACAAGAAAGGAGTATAAGACATGGCAATCCCTTATGTAGTAAGAAAGAAAGCAGACTTGACGTCCGGAGAAAGAAAAGAGTTATGGTATGGTGTACCAAGTAAAATACAGGATAGAGGCGGAGTACAGAACAAAGAACTTGCTCAAGTGGTGGAGCTGCGGGGAGGTTTCCACCGTGGTCAGGTTGAAGGCATATTGGTGGAAGTAGCGGATGCCATCCGCTATTTGCTTTCTATGGGACAGTCTGTGACGATTGATGGGCTGGGTACATTCCAGACTGCTTTGACCAGTCCTGGTTTTGAACGTCCCGAACAAGTGACACCGGGACAAGTATCAGTATCTCGCGTTTATTTTGTGGCAAACAGCGCACTTCGTGACCGCATGAAGAAAACAAAGTGTATGCGCATCCCTTTTAAATATTATATGTCCGAAAGTATGTTGACTAAAGAGATGAAGAAAGCAGACCAGGAGCAGGAACAAACAGAAGAATAAGATAAATTAATACCCTCCCTGTCTTATTTATGAGATAAATGCCTATCTTTGTGGCACTTTTTACGAAAAAAGGTAATTCAAATTAATAGATATAGAAAAGAAAATGGCACAAGAAGACGTTTTTAAGAAACTTGTATCGCACTGTAAAGAGTACGGTTTCGTATTTCCTTCAAGCGATATCTACGACGGACTAGGCGCAGTATATGACTACGGTCAGATGGGCGTTGAATTGAAAAACAACATTAAAAAATATTGGTGGGACAGCATGGTGCTGTTGCACGAAAACATTGTCGGTATCGACTCTGCCATCTTTATGCACCCTACCATCTGGAAGGCTTCCGGACACGTGGACGCATTCAATGACCCTTTGATTGACAATAAGGATTCTAAAAAACGTTATCGTGCTGACGTATTGATCGAAGATCAGTTGGCTAAATATGACGATAAAATCAATAAAGAAGTAGCAAAAGCCGCCAAGAAGTTTGGTGAATCATTCGATGAGGCTCAATTCCGTTCTACCAACGGACGTGTGTTGGAACATCAGGCTAAGCGTGATGCACTTCACACTCGTTTCTCAAAAGCACTGAATGATAATAATCTGGATGAACTTCGTCAGATCATTGTTGATGAAGAGATCGTATGTCCTATTTCCGGTACTAAGAACTGGACGGAAGTTCGTCAGTTCAACCTGATGTTCTCTACAGAAATGGGATCGACTTCAGACGGTGCCATGAAGATTTATCTTCGTCCGGAAACGGCACAGGGTATCTTTGTAAACTATCTGAATGTGCAGAAAACCGGTCGTATGAAAGTACCTTTCGGTATTGCCCAGATTGGTAAGGCTTTCCGTAATGAGATTGTTGCCCGTCAGTTCATCTTCCGTATGCGTGAGTTCGAACAGATGGAGATGCAGTTCTTTGTAAAACCGGGAACGGAACTGGATTGGTTCAAGAAATGGAAGGAGATTCGTCTGAAATGGCATAAAGCGCTGGGCTTCGGTGATGCCAGCTACCGCTATCACGACCACGATAAATTGGCTCACTATGCCAATGCTGCAACAGATATCGAGTTCCTGATGCCATTCGGTTTCAAAGAAGTGGAAGGTATTCACTCCCGTACGAACTTCGACTTGTCTCAGCATGAGAAATTCTCCGGCAAGAGCATCAAATACTTCGATCCGGAATTGAATGAATCGTACACTCCGTATGTGATTGAAACTTCTATCGGTGTAGACCGTATGTTCCTGAGCATCATGAGCGCTGCTTATTGTGAAGAGCAACTGGAAAACGGAGAAAGCCGTGTTGTGCTGAAATTGCCTGCTGCCCTTGCTCCGGTGAAACTGGCTGTTATGCCGTTGATCAAGAAAGACGGTCTGCCTGAAAAGGCCCGTGAGATCATCGACGCTCTGAAGTTCCATTTCCACTGCCAATATGACGAAAAAGACAGTATCGGCAAGCGTTATCGTCGTCAGGATGCCATCGGTACTCCGTTCTGCGTAACAGTGGATCATCAGACATTAGAAGATAACTGCGTGACATTGCGTAATCGCGATACCATGCAGCAAGAGCGTGTAGCTATCTCTGAACTGAACAATATCATCGCAGACAGAGTGAGCATCACTTCATTATTGAAAACTTTACAATAAACCATTAACGAATGAGTAAAAAAATCTATTTATTCTCCTTAGTATTACTGGCTTTGGCTTTTGTTTCTTGTAGCGAAACCGAAGAAGTTGGTAAATACGATAATTGGCGTGCGCGCAATGAGGCATTTATTGACTCTCTTGCGAATGTTTATGCTACGGCTTCTGGTAGAGGAGGCTTGGAACGCATAGAGATGTTGACTGCTCCTGGTAATTATATTTATTATAAGGAAATGGAGCC
This sequence is a window from Bacteroides thetaiotaomicron VPI-5482. Protein-coding genes within it:
- a CDS encoding AraC family transcriptional regulator gives rise to the protein MIKILLLIDYSSEFDRKLLRGLVQYSKENGPWLFYRLPSYYSGMYGEKGILKWAKEWKADAIIGQWNNDTVNLLKELNIPIVLQNYHHRSTTYSNLTGDYKGTGRMAAQFFAKRMFHNFAYFGINGVVWSDERCEGFRQEVKRIGGNFYCFESDKHEDEIRIEVSQWLQELPKPIALFCCDDSHALFISETCKISNIHIPEEISLLGVDNDDLICNISDPPISSIELEVERGGYSIGRLIHQQIKKEHEGTFNIVINPIRIELRQSTEKHNIKDPYILEVVKYIESHYNSDLTIESLLAQIPLSRRNFEVKFKNAMHTSIYQYILNCRVNHLADLLLTTDRSLADIATEAGFKDYNNISRIFKKFKGCSPLEYREKKITNR
- a CDS encoding HU family DNA-binding protein, translating into MAIPYVVRKKADLTSGERKELWYGVPSKIQDRGGVQNKELAQVVELRGGFHRGQVEGILVEVADAIRYLLSMGQSVTIDGLGTFQTALTSPGFERPEQVTPGQVSVSRVYFVANSALRDRMKKTKCMRIPFKYYMSESMLTKEMKKADQEQEQTEE
- a CDS encoding glycine--tRNA ligase — encoded protein: MAQEDVFKKLVSHCKEYGFVFPSSDIYDGLGAVYDYGQMGVELKNNIKKYWWDSMVLLHENIVGIDSAIFMHPTIWKASGHVDAFNDPLIDNKDSKKRYRADVLIEDQLAKYDDKINKEVAKAAKKFGESFDEAQFRSTNGRVLEHQAKRDALHTRFSKALNDNNLDELRQIIVDEEIVCPISGTKNWTEVRQFNLMFSTEMGSTSDGAMKIYLRPETAQGIFVNYLNVQKTGRMKVPFGIAQIGKAFRNEIVARQFIFRMREFEQMEMQFFVKPGTELDWFKKWKEIRLKWHKALGFGDASYRYHDHDKLAHYANAATDIEFLMPFGFKEVEGIHSRTNFDLSQHEKFSGKSIKYFDPELNESYTPYVIETSIGVDRMFLSIMSAAYCEEQLENGESRVVLKLPAALAPVKLAVMPLIKKDGLPEKAREIIDALKFHFHCQYDEKDSIGKRYRRQDAIGTPFCVTVDHQTLEDNCVTLRNRDTMQQERVAISELNNIIADRVSITSLLKTLQ